A genome region from Hevea brasiliensis isolate MT/VB/25A 57/8 chromosome 9, ASM3005281v1, whole genome shotgun sequence includes the following:
- the LOC131183114 gene encoding uncharacterized protein LOC131183114, producing the protein MDSKDINVGVSSINDALHRSPGVVINMQGCRAFTESDAPCRRPGVVLSEQGFPHHGWVWVKKLVHRTDSRTNSGTEHKIDIENNRRYHRRRPIRKEQDRRRIRVGTWNVGSLTEKLMELVDTLERRRVNIACIQETKWVGEKSKEVGNSGYKLWFTGNERNKNGVGIIIDRTLKEAVVAVKRVGDRIILVKLVLEGETINIVSAYAPQIGLDSESKQRFWEDMDDLMQSIPNEENVFIGGDLNGHVGSDRQGYENVHGGFGFGSRNEEGKSILDFAIAYDLILANTYFIKRESHLVTFKSGQHRSQIDFLLTRRTNRALCKDCKVIPGEALTSQHRLVVLDVKFRNNSTKVRRNSVARTKWWEFKGEKQVKFKNELLESEVWKLDMEANDMWIQMASKIREVARKVLGESKGHGPPSKERWWWNEEVQKAVKRKREWYKKLPKCDNNEAYEQYKIAKKEAKKAVSQAKAQAFEKLYEKLETKEGEKDIYRLARSRERKCQDLNQVRCIKDKEGKVLVKDEDIKERWRNYFNDLFNNSQNGNNVNIDYRTIEKNINYTRRIRSLEVKEALKRMKVGKACGPDEIPIEVWKYLGDMGVAWLTKLFNKILNSKKMPDEWRKSILVPIFKNKGDV; encoded by the coding sequence atggattcaaaagatataaacgttggggtgtCCTCtattaacgacgcgctacatcggagcccgggtgtagtgataaatatgcaagggtgtagggcgttcaccgaaagcgacgcgccatgccggcgcccgggtgtggtgttaagtgagcaagggttcccacatcatggatgggtgtgggtaaagaagttagtccataggacagatagtagaacaaatagtggaacagaacacaagatagacatagaaaacaatagaagatatcatagaaggagaccaattaggaaggagcaggataggaggaggatcagggttggtacttggaatgttggatcacttacagaaaaattaatggagcttgtggataccttggaaaggagaagggtgaatattgcttgcattcaggagactaaatgggtaggagagaaaagtaaggaagtgggtaattcagggtacaaattgtggtttaccggaaatgagagaaacaagaacggagtgggtataatcatagacagaacattgaaagaggcagtagtagctgtgaaaagagtaggagatagaattatactagtaaagctagtactagaaggagaaacaataaatatagttagtgcttatgccccacaaataggactagacagtgagagtaaacaaaggttttgggaagatatggatgatttaatgcaaagcataccgaatgaagagaatgttttcattggtggagatttgaatggacatgtaggaagtgatagacaaggttatgagaatgttcatggaggttttggttttggcagtcgaaatgaggagggaaaaagcatcctggattttgctatagcatacgacctaatactagcaaatacctactttataaaaagagagtcacatttagttactttcaaaagtgggcaacatagaagccaaatcgacttcctcttaaccaggaggacaaatagagctctatgcaaggattgcaaggtcattccaggagaggctttaacaagtcaacataggttggtggtcttggatgtcaagtttaggaacaattcaactaaggtcagaagaaatagtgtagctcgaacaaagtggtgggagttcaaaggagaaaagcaagtgaagttcaaaaatgagcttctcgagtccgaagtatggaagctagatatggaggccaatgatatgtggatacagatggcatcaaagattagagaagtagctagaaaagtacttggagagtctaaaggacatggaccaccctcaaaagagagatggtggtggaatgaggaagtacaaaaggcagtgaagagaaaaagggaatggtataagaaattacctaaatgtgataataatgaggcatatgaacaatacaagatagcaaagaaagaggcaaaaaaggcagttagtcaagcaaaagcacaggcctttgaaaagttatatgagaaacttgaaactaaagaaggggagaaagatatttatagattagcaaggagtagagaaaggaaatgtcaagatctcaatcaagttaggtgcattaaggataaagaaggaaaagtgttggtgaaagatgaggacattaaagaaagatggagaaattattttaatgatctctttaataatagtcaaaatggaaataatgtgaatatagattatagaacaatagaaaagaatataaattatactagaaggattagatctttagaagtaaaggaagcacttaagagaatgaaagtgggtaaagcctgtggacccgatgaaataccaattgaagtgtggaagtatttgggagatatgggagtggcatggttaactaaattatttaataagattctaaactcaaagaaaatgcctgatgaatggaggaagagtattttagtacctatttttaaaaataagggagacgtataa
- the LOC110672864 gene encoding probable protein phosphatase 2C 47 produces MTSATDVSRQIPTWEVGCTASNGSLPVMEDKNDNVSENLSKSRIGKPPRNLPCMRHCSSTAFLTDPELDIGIICLKSPATENSGFQPIFRSGSCSEKGPKQYMEDEYIIVDNLHQYLATAVNCPVPGAFYGVFDGHGGIDAASFTRKNILKFIVEDSQFPSGTKKAIKTAFVKADHALADAKSVDSSSGTTALTALILGRTMLIANAGDSRAVLGKRGRAIELSKDHKPNCTSERLRIERLGGVIYDGYLNGQLSVARALGDWHIKGNKGSESPLSAEPELEEINLTEEDEFLIIGCDGLWDVMSSQCAVTIVRKELMIHNDPERCSKALVKEALQRNTCDNLTVIVVCFSPDPPPKIEMPRSHKRRSISAEGLDILKGVLNNDI; encoded by the exons ATGACTTCAGCGACTGATGTTTCACGCCAGATACCAACATGGGAGGTTGGATGTACTGCTAGTAATGGCAGTTTGCCTGTCATGGAGGATAAAAATGATAACGTTTCTGAGAATTTAAGCAAATCGAGAATTGGCAAACCTCCAAGAAACCTCCCTTGCATGAGGCATTGCAGCAGCACAGCGTTTTTGACAGATCCT gaattagatattggaattatcTGCTTGAAGTCTCCAGCAACTGAGAATTCTGGATTTCAACCTATATTTCGCTCAGGAAGCTGTTCTGAGAAAGGACCAAAACAATACATGGAAGATGAGTACATAATTGTGGACAATCTTCATCAATATCTGGCTACAGCTGTAAACTGCCCAGTTCCTGGAGCATTTTATGGG GTGTTTGATGGGCACGGTGGCATTGATGCAGCATCATTTACCAGAAAGAACATTCTTAAATTTATTGTCGAAGATTCACAGTTTCCATCTGGCACAAAAAAGGCAATTAAGACTGCCTTTGTGAAGGCTGATCATGCACTTGCTGATGCTAAATCTGTTGATAGTTCCTCTGGCACTACTGCTTTGACTGCCCTTATCTTGGGAAG GACCATGCTTATCGCGAATGCCGGTGATTCTAGAGCTGTATTGGGCAAACGGGGAAGAGCAATTGAACTATCAAAAGACCACAAACCTAACTGCACCTCTGAGCGGCTAAGAATTGAGAGACTAGGAGGTGTGATTTACGATGGCTACCTTAATGGCCAATTATCTGTGGCTCGTGCTCTTGGTGATTGGCACATTAAGGGTAATAAAGGTTCAGAAAGCCCCTTGAGTGCTGAGCCAGAGTTGGAAGAGATTAACCTGACAGAAGAAGATGAGTTTTTGATAATTGGTTGTGACGGCCTGTGGGATGTGATGAGCAGCCAGTGTGCAGTCACAATTGTGAGGAAGGAACTCATGATCCATAATGATCCTGAGAGGTGCTCGAAAGCACTTGTCAAGGAGGCACTCCAGCGCAATACATGTGACAATCTGACAGTCATAGTAGTCTGTTTCtctcctgatcctcctcctaagaTTGAAATGCCTAGATCCCATAAAAGGAGGAGCATATCAGCTGAGGGGTTAGATATTCTCAAGGGTGTCTTGAATAATGACATTTGA
- the LOC110672835 gene encoding pentatricopeptide repeat-containing protein At2g17525, mitochondrial, with protein MPNLYPLSKLTTYPRLLLILQPRRFSSSSSSTSSLSVPSHQHISYLILDQRSASQALQTFKWASQLPDFTHSQSTYRALIHKLCTFRRFDTVKQLLDEMPHSIGSAPDEDIFITIVRGLGRARMIRDVIQVLDLVSKFGKSPSLKVLNSILDVLVKEDIDLAREFYRKQMMGSGVQGDDYTFGILMKGLCLTNRIADGFKLLQVMKSRGIKPNVVIYNTLLHALCKNGKVGRARSLMNEIEEPNDVTFNVLISGYCKEDNLVQALILLEKSFSLGFVPDVVTVTKVVEVLCSAGRMKESVETLERVESKGGVVDVVAYNTLIRGFCRLGKVKVGHRFLREMERKGCLPNVETYNILISGFCESGMLDVALDMFNDMKTDGISWNFNTYDTLIKGLFSWGSIEDGFKILELMEGSKGCSGGISPYNSVLYGLYKKNMWDEALDFLMKMEKLLPRAVDRSLRLLGFCEKGEFANAKMVFDQMTSEGGIPNVLAYDCLIHGFCQEGLLREAFELMNEMVGHGYFPVASTFNALISAFCGQGKEGSALKLLDDMVGRGCMPDVGSYSPLIDAFCRKGSFQRALSLFSQMVEKGITPDYLTWNSLLISLSQETVWLESKNIFHVNNQMEWIIKTYL; from the coding sequence ATGCCCAACCTCTACCCTCTCTCAAAACTCACAACTTATCCCAGATTACTTCTCATCTTGCAACCCAGACGCTTCTCCTCCTCCTCATCATCAACGTCATCCCTTTCAGTCCCATCTCATCAACATATATCCTATCTAATTTTAGATCAAAGGTCTGCGTCCCAAGCTCTCCAAACCTTCAAATGGGCCTCACAACTCCCCGACTTCACCCACTCCCAGTCTACCTATAGAGCTTTGATTCACAAGCTCTGTACTTTCCGCCGTTTTGACACGGTCAAGCAACTGCTCGACGAAATGCCCCACTCAATCGGCTCCGCCCCAGATGAAGATATTTTCATCACTATAGTTCGAGGCCTTGGCCGGGCTCGTATGATTCGTGACGTTATCCAAGTACTTGATTTGGTTTCTAAGTTTGGCAAGAGCCCATCTTTGAAAGTCTTGAATTCTATACTTGATGTTCTTGTTAAGGAAGACATTGATCTGGCTAGGGAGTTTTATAGGAAGCAAATGATGGGGAGTGGCGTTCAAGGTGATGATTATACTTTTGGGATTTTAATGAAGGGTCTTTGTTTGACTAATAGAATTGCGGATGGCTTTAAGCTCTTGCAGGTTATGAAGTCCAGAGGCATAAAGCCGAATGTTGTTATTTATAATACTCTGCTTCACGCACTCTGCAAGAATGGGAAAGTAGGGAGAGCTAGGAGCTTGATGAATGAGATCGAGGAGCCTAATGATGTGACTTTCAATGTTTTGATATCTGGATACTGTAAAGAAGACAATCTAGTTCAAGCTCTGATATTGCTAGAAAAGAGTTTCAGTTTGGGCTTCGTGCCCGATGTTGTTACAGTGACTAAGGTGGTGGAAGTTCTTTGCAGTGCAGGCCGTATGAAGGAATCAGTTGAGACATTAGAGAGAGTGGAGAGTAAGGGAGGTGTGGTTGATGTTGTGGCTTATAACACCCTAATAAGGGGCTTCTGTAGATTAGGGAAGGTGAAAGTTGGGCATCGcttcttgagggagatggagagaaaaggatgCCTTCCTAATGTTGAAACATACAATATATTGATCTCTGGTTTCTGTGAGTCCGGGATGCTGGATGTGGCTCTTGACATGTTTAATGATATGAAAACAGATGGGATCAGTTGGAATTTCAATACATATGATACATTAATCAAGGGTTTGTTCTCATGGGGGAGTATTGAAGATGGATTTAAGATCCTAGAATTGATGGAAGGGTCCAAAGGTTGTTCTGGGGGTATTAGTCCTTATAATAGTGTGTTATATGGTCTTTACAAGAAAAATATGTGGGATGAggcacttgattttctaatgaagATGGAAAAATTACTTCCTAGAGCTGTTGATAGGAGCTTGAGGTTATTAGGCTTCTGTGAGAAGGGTGAGTTTGCAAATGCGAAGATGGTTTTTGATCAGATGACTAGTGAAGGTGGAATTCCAAATGTTCTTGCTTATGATTGCTTAATTCATGGATTCTGTCAAGAAGGGCTTCTGCGGGAGGCATTTGAGCTCATGAATGAGATGGTTGGTCATGGTTATTTTCCTGTTGCATCAACATTTAATGCTCTTATTAGTGCATTTTGTGGGCAAGGGAAAGAAGGGAGTGCTTTGAAGCTTCTTGATGACATGGTTGGGAGAGGTTGCATGCCTGATGTAGGAAGTTATAGTCCTCTAATTGATGCTTTTTGTAGGAAGGGCAGCTTTCAGAGGGCTTTAAGTCTCTTCTCACAAATGGTAGAGAAAGGTATAACTCCAGATTATTTGACATGGAACTCATTGCTTATTTCTCTCAGTCAAGAAACTGTCTGGTTAGAAAGCAAGAATATATTCCATGTCAATAACCAAATGGAATGGATAATAAAGACATACTTATAG